Genomic segment of Candidatus Methylomirabilota bacterium:
CCACCTGCTTCATCAGGTCGGCGGCCTCCACGTCGACGCCGTCGAGCGGCACGGAAATCTCGAAGGTCTGCTCGCCGTAGCGCATGTCGACGGACCGGCGCACGTCCACCTGGCCGGTGAAGCCCGCGCCCAGCCGCCGGCGCCCCTCGACCTCCATGTCGGCGAAGAGCCGTCGCAGCCGGGACGCGCCGACCTGACCGGCCTCGCCCACGTGCGTGCGGACGAACTCGTAACGCAGGTCGGTGGCCAGCATGCCCCAGGCCGAGAGGACCGAGGCCGCCCGCGGAATGACCACGCGGGTGATCTCGAGCATCCGTGCCACCTCGGTGATGTGCAGCCCCGCCGCCCCGCCGAACGAGAGCAGGATGAAGCGCCGCGGGTCGGCGCCGCGCCGGACCGAGACGAGGCGGATGCCCTCCGCCATGTTGGTGTTGACGACGCGATGGATGCCCTCGGCCGCGGGAAGCACGCCGAGGCCGAGCTGGCGCGCCACGCTCGCCACCGCGCCCTCCGCGGCCTGCGGATCGAGCCGCGTGCGGCCGCCGAGGAAGCCGGCGGGGTCGAGCAGGCCGAGCACGAGATTGGCATCGGTGACGGTCGCGACTGTGCCGCCGTGGCCGTAGCTGGCAGGCC
This window contains:
- a CDS encoding hydantoinase/oxoprolinase family protein, which gives rise to RLAGHRVGLQSLDIVSIGAGGGSMAKVDAGGVLHVGPESAGAVPGPASYGHGGTVATVTDANLVLGLLDPAGFLGGRTRLDPQAAEGAVASVARQLGLGVLPAAEGIHRVVNTNMAEGIRLVSVRRGADPRRFILLSFGGAAGLHITEVARMLEITRVVIPRAASVLSAWGMLATDLRYEFVRTHVGEAGQVGASRLRRLFADMEVEGRRRLGAGFTGQVDVRRSVDMRYGEQTFEISVPLDGVDVEAADLMKQVVERFHRRHEELYTYSAPGQDVVLVNVRAAVIGRLPALPAEPERRVRAAAAPRSRRVYLERWTEVPVHDMDGLPEGLEVKGPAIFESATTTVLIRAAERALVTAQGWLDIRIG